The Dehalococcoidia bacterium sequence GATGACCTGCACGACTACGATGTCGGCGCCCTGGCTGCGGGCCAGGTTCGCGGCCCAGCGCGCCGCGGCGTCCGCCGAAGGCGAGCGGTCCGTGGCCACGACGATGCGCCGGACGGCGCCGGAGACTTCGGTTGTCATAAAAGAGCCCCCGAGACGTGGAGTCAGGTTAGTCGAACGGCCCTCGGCGGGCAACGTAGCCCTTGTTCGCCTACGCTAGCCGCGGCAACTGCAATCTCGCCGCGCGGGTAAAATGCCCATCAGGCCGTCATGCGGCGTGGGGAGCTTGGATACGGATGGCACTTGGGACCACTCAGAAAAGCGGCGCCGGCTGGGAAGCCCTTTCGCGCGGAGATTGGCCGGCGGCGCGGGACTGGTTCGAGAGGGAGGTCGCGCGCTCTGAGTACGGCGCGGCTCTCGAAGGGCTGAGCTGGACCGCTTTCTCTCAGAACGACGCCGACAGGCTGTTCTGGGCGCGCGAGCGCGCCTACAGGCGCTACCGGGAGGAAGGGGACCCGATCTCGGCCGCGCGCATGGCAGTCTGGATCTCCTCCGATTACACCGACTTCCGGGGGGAGACGGCCGTCGCGAACGGCTGGCGGCAGCGTGCTCGAAGGCTGCTGGAGGGCGAGCCTCTCTGCCCTGAACACGGCTGGCTGGCGCTGTTCGACGGCGAGGCCGCGCTCATGGTTGAGGAGGATGCTGAACGCGCCCTGGCCTGCGCGCGGCGCGCCTGGGAAATCGGGCGGCAAGTCCAGGCGCCGGACGTGGAGGCAATGGGCCTGGCGATGGAGGGCCTGGCCCTGGTGACCAGCGGCGAGATCGATGCCGGCATGTCCCGGCTGGACGAAGCAGCCGCGGCGGTCGTCGGAGATGAGCTCAAGGAGCAGATAGCGCTGACCACCTGCCTCTGCTACCTGGTGCAGGCCTGCGAGCGGGCGAAGGACTATGACCGGGCGACGCAGTGGTGTCAGCGGATGCGGGAGTATGTAGACGGACGCCAGATTGCCCTGGGCCAGGGGGTCTGCCGGGCGCACTACGCTGGTGTACTGATCTGGCGCGGCAAGTGGGAGGAGGCTGAAGCAGAGCTGGCAGTCGCGGAGGCCTTCATTCGGGCGAGCCGGCCGCCTATGGCAGCCGAGGCGGTCGTTCGGCTTGCCGACCTCCGGCGGCGACAGGGCAGGCTCGAGGAAGCAAGGCGGCTGTTCTCCGAAGTCGAGTGGCACCCGATGGCCCTGCTGGGACTGGCCGAGATGGCCCTTGCAGAGGGCCAGGTCGACGATGCACAGGAGGCGCTCGAGCGCGCGCTGAGGCATGTGCCCGAGAACAGCCGGACGCAGAGGGCCTCCGCCCTGGCCCTCCTCGCGCGGGTCCAGGCGATGCTCGGGGACCACGAGGCAGCACGGCAGAAGCTCGAGGAGGTGCGCGGCCTCTCCGAGGCCATTGCCACACTGCCCGTGAAGGCATCGTTCCACTTCTCTGCCGGCGTGCTGCAGGCTGCCGAAGGTGACCATGCGTCGGCGGCGCGCTCCTTCGAAGACGCCGTCGACCTCTTCGAACGCGGCGGCGGCCCCTATGAAGCTGCCGTCACGCGACTGGAACTGGCGCGATGCCTCGCGGCCTCGGGCAGGTTGGAGCGAGCTCGCGGGGAAGCGCGCGCCGCGGAACAGGCCTTGGCTTCGCTTGGCGCTGTCGTGGACGCGGCTCGTGCCTCGGCGCTCCTCGCCAGCCTCGGGGTTTCTTCAGGGGCATCGCCTCCCGCCCTCACGGCGAGACAAGTGGACATCCTGCGGCTCATCGCCGAGGGGCGAAGCGACCGGGAGATCGCCGCCGCGCTCGTGGTCAGCGAGCATACGGTGCACAGGCACGTGGCCAACATCCTCCAGCGCCTGGGCCTGCCTTCACGCGCAGCGGCGGTCGCCTTCGCGGGCCGCTCAGGCATTCTTTGAGCCACGCTGATGGCCGTTTCCGGCCATGCGTTAGCGGCACAGGAAATGGCCGGATCGCGCGATGGCGCCAGTCTCCGGCACGCCTACTCTTCCTCAGAAGCTGTCCCACGAAGCCGGGCGGCAAAAAGGGAGGTAGGACATGACGGTCGAAGA is a genomic window containing:
- a CDS encoding tetratricopeptide repeat protein; this encodes MALGTTQKSGAGWEALSRGDWPAARDWFEREVARSEYGAALEGLSWTAFSQNDADRLFWARERAYRRYREEGDPISAARMAVWISSDYTDFRGETAVANGWRQRARRLLEGEPLCPEHGWLALFDGEAALMVEEDAERALACARRAWEIGRQVQAPDVEAMGLAMEGLALVTSGEIDAGMSRLDEAAAAVVGDELKEQIALTTCLCYLVQACERAKDYDRATQWCQRMREYVDGRQIALGQGVCRAHYAGVLIWRGKWEEAEAELAVAEAFIRASRPPMAAEAVVRLADLRRRQGRLEEARRLFSEVEWHPMALLGLAEMALAEGQVDDAQEALERALRHVPENSRTQRASALALLARVQAMLGDHEAARQKLEEVRGLSEAIATLPVKASFHFSAGVLQAAEGDHASAARSFEDAVDLFERGGGPYEAAVTRLELARCLAASGRLERARGEARAAEQALASLGAVVDAARASALLASLGVSSGASPPALTARQVDILRLIAEGRSDREIAAALVVSEHTVHRHVANILQRLGLPSRAAAVAFAGRSGIL